One genomic window of Salvia miltiorrhiza cultivar Shanhuang (shh) chromosome 4, IMPLAD_Smil_shh, whole genome shotgun sequence includes the following:
- the LOC131021327 gene encoding uncharacterized protein LOC131021327, protein METVMPETAMPETASCARRFAALRGVKWRVDLGILPSSPSATIDDLRRVTADSRRRYAALRRQLLVDPHVPKDGSSSPDPVIDNPLSQNPDSMWGRFFRNAELERMVDQDLTRLYPERGSYFQTSGCQGILRRILLLWCLSHPEYGYRQGMHELLAPLVYVLHVDLERLSEVRKNYEDHFVDNFDGFSFHENDLTYKFEFKKFSESVEDGSKSKKSPKIASLTELDPVIQTIILLSDAYGAEGELGIVLSEKFMEHDAYSMFDALMSGAGGAVAMAEFFSPSPYRNSHSMFTPVIEASAAMYHLLSIVDASLYTHLVELGVEPQYFSLRWLRVLFGREFSLEELLLIWDEIFACDNTRFMEADDAHAESNSGVLDSPRGAFISAFAVSMILMIRSSLLATETATACLQRLLNFPDDASLMKLVEKAKSLQTLAVDVNHSSSLLVHPGFYDEVKPGVTRGYNHTLDATSPRTPLSDTHKSYWEEKWRVLHHKEEEYKQAGVEEKVPHIRKGWSDKVKLHHSKTESDPSSPTKSERSNLPDPTVRKSLLNDLARQLGADDNEVSALRSEDVEHQDPIEVNGQEVANKTSSDTLSAAGSEENCPNLSNPPSPSHTNIDHENVSERSSVASNSSVDGNDTESCRTNTKSSPLLGSSISPDVSSRCSQNDDSLGKSPKLMHYTRTLSGKFNWLLKLGRNANEGTSERPSTSEGAKDSNGEIGQNSAAGCDVSSISSKGETVNQNSMVSLRNLAQSMLENIQVIESVFQQDHGEFGPPESLLKNSFVGEGQVTAMSALKELRKISRILSEM, encoded by the exons ATGGAAACTGTAATGCCGGAAACTGCAATGCCGGAAACGGCATCATGTGCACGCCGTTTTGCTGCCCTTAGAGGGGTCAAATGGCGCGTGGATTTGGGGATTTTACCATCTTCTCCTTCTGCAACCATCGACGATCTTCGCCGCGTCACCGCCGATTCTCGGAGAAG GTATGCTGCATTGAGGAGACAACTTCTGGTTGATCCACATGTGCCGAAAGATGGAAGTAGTTCTCCTGATCCCGTCATAGACAATCCACTGTCGCAAAATCCTG ACAGCATGTGGGGTCGCTTCTTCAGAAATGCCGAACTGGAGAGGATGGTTGATCAAGATTTGACACGTTTGTACCCAGAAAGAGGCAGCTACTTCCAGACAAGTGGATGCCAAGGCATCTTACggagaattttattgctttggTGCCTTAGTCACCCAGAGTATGGCTACAGACAAG GGATGCACGAACTCTTAGCTCCACTGGTGTATGTTCTTCATGTCGACCTTGAACGCCTCTCAGAAGTGAGAAAAAATTATGAAGACCATTTTGTTGACAACTTTGATGgcttttcatttcatgaaaATGACTTGACATATAAGTTTGAGTTCAAGAAATTCTCGGAATCTGTGGAAGATGGGAGCAAGTCTAAAAAAAGTCCAAAGATAGCCAGTCTCACTGAACTTGATCCAGTGATACAAACCATTATCTTACTTAGTGATGCCTATGGAGCAGAAGGCGAACTTGGTATTGTCTTGTCAGAGAAATTTATGGAGCATGATGCATACTCAATGTTTGATGCTTTGATGAGTGGTGCTGGTGGTGCTGTTGCAATGGCAGAGTTTTTCTCACCATCTCCTTATCGTAATTCCCATTCTATGTTCACCCCTGTAATTGAAGCTTCTGCTGCAATGTATCATTTGCTTTCCATAGTTGATGCATCTCTTTATACTCACCTTGTTGAACTAGGGGTTGAACCCCAGTACTTTTCACTGCGCTGGTTAAGGGTATTATTTGGACGTGAATTCTCCCTGGAAGAGCTTTTGTTAATCTGGGATGAAATTTTTGCTTGTGACAATACAAGGTTTATGGAAGCAGATGACGCTCATGCAGAATCAAACTCTGGAGTCCTCGATTCACCTAGGGGAGCATTCATTTCCGCTTTTGCAGTTTCTATGATACTTATGATAAGGTCTTCATTGCTTGCCACTGAGACTGCCACTGCGTGCCTTCAGAGGTTGTTGAATTTTCCAGATGATGCAAGTCTCATGAAGCTTGTGGAAAAGGCAAAATCGTTGCAGACTCTGGCAGTAGATGTGAACCATTCCAGTTCTCTACTTGTCCATCCTGGATTCTATGATGAAGTGAAGCCTGGGGTTACTAGGGGTTATAACCACACTCTCGATGCAACTTCTCCAAGAACTCCTCTCAGTGATACACATAAGAGCTACTGGGAAGAGAAGTGGAGAGTGTTGCACCACAAGGAAGAAGAATACAAGCAAGCTGGTGTGGAAGAAAAAGTGCCCCACATCCGAAAGGGATGGTCAGATAAAGTAAAACTTCACCATTCTAAAACCGAGTCTGATCCATCCTCACCAACAAAGAGTGAAAGATCCAATCTTCCCGATCCAACTGTTAGAAAAAGTTTGTTGAATGATCTGGCACGGCAACTTGGAGCAGATGATAATGAAGTAAGTGCACTGCGCAGTGAAGATGTAGAGCACCAGGATCCGATAGAGGTTAATGGTCAAGAGGTTGCTAACAAGACATCAAGCGATACACTGAGTGCTGCTGGGAGTGAAGAGAATTGTCCAAATCTCTCAAATCCACCCAGTCCTAGCCATACGAACATCGATCATGAGAATGTGTCAGAAAGAAGTAGTGTTGCATCAAACTCATCTGTTGATGGAAATGATACTGAATCATGCAGGACTAACACAAAATCCTCCCCTCTTCTCGGCTCTAGCATCTCTCCTGACGTCTCTTCAAGATGTTCCCAAAATGATGATTCACTGGGAAAATCTCCAAAACTCATGCATTACACAAGAACCCTGTCAGGTAAATTTAATTGGTTGTTGAAGTTAGGAAGAAATGCTAATGAGGGAACCTCCGAGAGGCCCAGTACGTCCGAAGGAGCTAAAGATTCCAATGGTGAAATTGGTCAGAACAGTGCTGCTGGGTGTGATGTCTCTTCCATATCTAGCAAAGGTGAAACAGTAAACCAGAATTCGATGGTTAGCCTCAGGAATCTTGCTCAATCAATGCTTGAGAACATTCAG GTGATTGAATCTGTCTTCCAGCAGGATCATGGTGAATTCGGACCACCAGAAAGTTTATTGAAGAATAGCTTTGTTGGCGAAGGACAAGTCACAGCCATGTCCGCGCTGAAAGAGCTTCGGAAAATTAGCAGGATTCTGTCCGAGATGTGA